Proteins encoded within one genomic window of Triticum aestivum cultivar Chinese Spring chromosome 2D, IWGSC CS RefSeq v2.1, whole genome shotgun sequence:
- the LOC123052726 gene encoding chromatin remodeling protein SHL isoform X3: MRSADTSKPPYVAKVESIEAAGSRGTNVRVRVRWYYRPEESIGGRRPFHGSKEVFLSDHYDVQSADTIEGKCNVHSFRSYTKLDSVNAEDFFCRFDYKSASGSFVPDRIAVFCKCEMPYNPDDLMIQCEECSDWFHPSCIGMTIKEAKKREHFFCQSCTAENGKTTENFHEATGQSEEKPVESKRRRR; the protein is encoded by the exons ATGAGATCAGCTGATACATCAAAGCCACCTTATGTGGCAAAAGTTGAGTCCATTGAGGCAGCAGGGTCTCGAGGCACAAATGTGAGAGTACGGGTTCGATGGTACTATCGTCCAGAAGAATCCATTGGTGGGAGGCGACCATTTCATGGTTCCAAAGAGGTATTCCTCTCTGACCACTATGATGTACAGAGTGCTGACACAATAGAGGGAAAATGCAATGTCCACAGCTTCCGTAGCTACACAAAGCTTGATTCTGTGAATGCCGAGGACTTCTTCTGTCGCTTTGACTACAAATCAGCATCTGGCAGTTTCGTGCCCGACCGTATAGCTGT GTTTTGCAAGTGTGAGATGCCGTACAATCCTGATGACCTTATGATCCAATGTGAGGAATGCTCTGACTG GTTTCACCCTTCTTGTATTGGAATGACCATTAAAGAAGCAAAGAAACGAGAACACTTTTTCTGCCAGAGCTGTACTGCTGAAAATGGGAAGACAACTGAGAATTTTCATGAAGCCACGGGACAGTCAGAAGAAAAG CCGGTGGAGTCGAAAAGGCGGAGAAGGTGA